One genomic segment of Desulfocapsa sulfexigens DSM 10523 includes these proteins:
- the mutS gene encoding DNA mismatch repair protein MutS translates to MTKAPKITPMLQQYLEIKEQYQDAILFYRMGDFYEMFFEDAAVASKILGITLTSRNSKDATNKVPMCGIPYHAASGYLAKLVKAGRRVAICEQTENPSEAKGIVRREVVRVVSPGVVVDSGILDDKDNLYVAAICCKGKGNDTLYGISFLDLSTGAFLLGEFLDTTNNGESILDQLTRMTPAELLVNENDLDLIGGLVDTATTLLPGLCVTQRPATQFHFSSCEELLIEHFKVNNLAGFGCNTLKQGVIAAGVLLDYVIETQKSDISHIEKLTPIDLELILQIDDSSRRNLELTQTIIGSQREGSLLSVLDHSCTPMGARMLKQEILFPLQNVERINARLGAVRFLYGHTAIRNTFRELLTTIYDVERLNSRMVLGNGNGRDMLALKQSLAKLPAIRELLLQCDAEHIRKIGEDLDVLADLHQLLENTIHEEAPITLREGRLIKEGYNEELDELMHIQRHGRQLILDLESQERNATGIAKLKVGFNKVFGYFIEVSRLQSANVPDTYIRKQTLVNAERFITPELKEFETKVLGAQDRRLELEYQLFVEIRSQLASESSRLLKSGALLAKTDFLVCLAEVAHLYRYKCPEVNNGDSIDIIEGRHPVIERSLPNGKFVPNDVHLDQETEEVLIITGPNMAGKSTILRQTALIVLMAQMGSFVPAKEASIGVVDRIFTRVGAMDDLRRGQSTFMVEMNETANILNNATEKSLVILDEIGRGTSTFDGLSIAWAVAEDLVQKNNKGVKTLFATHYHELTDLARTEERVRNYSIAVREWNDTIIFLHKLVKGGTNRSYGIQVAGLAGVPERVVRRAGEILKNIEQGEFNHDGTPSIAKSSNPRKPRGKKHPNQLSLFPPAQQDPLRTLLQNISVDDLSPRQALDLIYELMKHLK, encoded by the coding sequence ATGACTAAAGCTCCAAAAATCACTCCCATGCTCCAACAGTACCTTGAAATCAAGGAGCAATATCAAGATGCTATTCTCTTTTACAGGATGGGCGATTTTTATGAAATGTTTTTTGAAGATGCTGCGGTTGCTTCAAAAATTCTCGGAATAACCCTGACATCGCGAAACAGTAAAGACGCTACCAATAAAGTTCCCATGTGTGGCATTCCCTATCATGCAGCAAGCGGATACCTTGCGAAACTTGTTAAGGCAGGACGCCGTGTTGCAATCTGTGAACAAACAGAAAATCCCAGTGAAGCCAAGGGCATAGTGCGCCGTGAAGTAGTTCGTGTCGTCTCCCCTGGGGTGGTAGTAGATTCCGGAATTCTTGATGACAAGGACAACCTCTATGTTGCTGCAATCTGCTGTAAAGGTAAAGGAAATGACACTCTTTACGGAATCAGTTTTCTTGATCTCAGTACAGGTGCATTTCTCTTAGGTGAATTTCTAGACACTACCAACAATGGTGAAAGCATCCTCGACCAGCTCACCCGCATGACACCTGCAGAATTGCTGGTAAATGAAAACGACCTCGATCTCATTGGAGGTCTGGTCGATACAGCCACCACCCTTCTTCCCGGCTTATGTGTCACCCAGCGCCCTGCAACTCAGTTTCATTTTTCAAGCTGTGAAGAGCTTCTCATTGAACATTTTAAGGTAAACAATTTAGCGGGATTTGGCTGCAACACATTAAAACAGGGAGTCATTGCAGCCGGAGTCCTCCTTGACTATGTCATTGAAACGCAGAAAAGTGACATCAGCCATATAGAGAAACTCACTCCAATTGATCTTGAGCTTATCCTTCAGATTGACGACTCATCCAGAAGAAACCTTGAACTCACCCAGACAATTATAGGGTCTCAGCGTGAGGGCTCCCTCCTTTCTGTTCTTGACCACAGCTGCACACCGATGGGTGCCAGAATGCTCAAGCAGGAAATTCTCTTTCCCCTTCAGAACGTTGAACGCATTAACGCACGTCTTGGTGCTGTACGGTTTCTTTATGGCCACACAGCCATCCGCAATACCTTCCGGGAACTTCTCACCACCATCTATGACGTTGAACGACTAAACAGTCGTATGGTCCTGGGAAACGGAAATGGTCGTGACATGCTTGCGTTAAAACAATCTCTTGCGAAACTCCCTGCCATCAGGGAACTGCTACTCCAATGTGATGCAGAGCATATACGGAAAATTGGAGAAGACCTGGATGTTCTTGCAGATCTCCACCAACTCCTCGAAAACACCATTCATGAAGAAGCCCCCATCACCCTCAGGGAAGGACGATTGATAAAGGAAGGGTACAACGAAGAACTCGACGAACTGATGCATATTCAGCGCCACGGCAGACAACTTATCCTTGATCTCGAAAGTCAGGAGCGCAACGCCACGGGTATAGCAAAACTTAAAGTCGGATTTAATAAGGTCTTTGGCTATTTCATCGAAGTAAGCCGACTCCAGTCCGCCAATGTCCCCGATACCTATATTCGAAAACAAACCCTTGTCAACGCAGAACGCTTTATCACACCTGAACTCAAGGAGTTTGAAACAAAGGTGCTTGGTGCTCAGGATAGACGGCTCGAACTCGAATACCAACTCTTCGTTGAAATTCGCTCCCAACTCGCCAGCGAAAGTTCACGGCTATTAAAAAGTGGCGCATTACTCGCCAAAACTGATTTTCTAGTCTGCCTTGCCGAGGTTGCTCACCTTTATCGCTACAAGTGCCCAGAAGTTAACAACGGCGATTCTATCGACATCATTGAGGGGAGACATCCTGTCATTGAACGATCTCTCCCGAATGGCAAATTTGTCCCCAATGATGTACACCTTGATCAGGAAACAGAAGAAGTGCTTATTATAACCGGTCCCAATATGGCTGGAAAATCCACCATCCTCCGTCAAACAGCACTCATTGTCCTTATGGCACAAATGGGTTCCTTTGTTCCAGCAAAAGAAGCTTCCATTGGTGTCGTTGACAGGATCTTTACTCGAGTCGGAGCCATGGATGATCTCAGACGTGGTCAGTCAACGTTTATGGTTGAGATGAACGAAACCGCCAATATTCTCAACAATGCTACCGAAAAAAGCCTGGTCATTCTTGATGAAATCGGCCGAGGCACCTCAACTTTTGATGGCCTCTCCATAGCGTGGGCAGTAGCAGAGGATCTTGTTCAAAAAAACAATAAAGGCGTCAAAACCCTCTTTGCTACACATTATCACGAGCTCACCGACCTTGCCAGGACCGAGGAAAGGGTCCGAAACTACTCCATTGCAGTTCGTGAATGGAACGACACCATTATCTTTCTCCACAAACTTGTGAAAGGTGGAACCAATCGTTCCTATGGTATTCAGGTTGCTGGCCTTGCCGGAGTCCCAGAGCGTGTCGTCAGGCGTGCTGGAGAGATTCTTAAAAACATTGAACAAGGAGAATTCAATCACGACGGGACACCAAGCATCGCTAAAAGTTCTAATCCCCGAAAACCCCGTGGTAAAAAACATCCTAACCAGTTATCTCTCTTCCCTCCAGCTCAACAGGATCCATTACGTACACTGCTCCAAAATATTAGCGTCGACGACCTCAGCCCCCGTCAGGCGCTTGATCTTATCTACGAACTTATGAAGCACCTGAAGTAA
- a CDS encoding HIT family protein, protein MAPWRMEHVQGKTAKITGCLFEPPGTASFDRESLLLYRDQKDIVLLNRYPYSNGHLLIAPTRHIACITELNKSERDSLMAMVSEATQILREFLHPDGLNIGCNLGSVAGAGIADHLHFHIVPRWEGDHNFMTVLADVRSIPEHLQTTFDKLLPPFQKLLKDTTGNND, encoded by the coding sequence ATGGCGCCCTGGCGCATGGAGCATGTCCAAGGAAAAACAGCCAAAATTACTGGTTGTCTCTTTGAACCACCGGGCACAGCCTCTTTCGACAGGGAATCGTTGTTGCTCTATCGGGACCAGAAAGACATCGTTCTCCTAAACAGATACCCATACAGCAATGGCCATCTATTAATTGCACCAACGAGACACATTGCCTGTATCACCGAATTGAACAAGTCCGAACGAGACTCCCTCATGGCCATGGTTTCAGAGGCCACCCAAATACTCCGTGAGTTTTTACATCCAGATGGCCTCAACATTGGGTGCAATCTTGGCAGTGTTGCAGGAGCTGGTATTGCAGATCACCTCCATTTTCATATTGTTCCACGCTGGGAAGGAGATCACAACTTTATGACGGTACTTGCAGATGTTCGCTCAATTCCTGAGCATCTCCAGACTACATTTGACAAACTTCTCCCCCCTTTTCAGAAACTTCTTAAAGACACAACAGGAAACAATGACTAA
- a CDS encoding metallophosphoesterase family protein — protein sequence MTRIGILSDTHLTSPSPWFLQQVQLAFGDCSIILHAGDLTDISILTAFEGKEVHAVHGNMCDTSSYRTLPTDKTITIEGYSIGLCHGAGVRHTIEERMWSLFPVADCIVYGHTHIAVNHRLAKTLFVNPGSFSNSGRYGAPGSYAILTIDEKGLNASLHRLADPWL from the coding sequence GTGACCCGCATTGGCATTCTTTCAGACACCCACCTCACCAGCCCCTCACCATGGTTTCTACAACAAGTGCAACTCGCCTTTGGTGACTGTTCCATAATTCTCCACGCCGGTGATCTTACTGACATCTCTATTCTTACTGCCTTTGAAGGAAAAGAAGTACATGCGGTTCATGGAAACATGTGTGACACCTCCTCATACCGCACCCTCCCCACTGATAAAACAATCACTATTGAGGGATACAGTATCGGCCTTTGCCACGGTGCCGGAGTAAGACATACCATTGAAGAACGCATGTGGAGTCTCTTCCCAGTCGCTGATTGTATTGTTTATGGTCATACCCATATCGCCGTAAATCATCGCCTGGCCAAGACACTCTTTGTCAATCCCGGTTCCTTCTCAAACAGTGGTCGTTATGGAGCTCCTGGAAGTTATGCTATTCTCACCATCGACGAAAAGGGCTTAAATGCTTCCCTTCATCGGCTAGCCGACCCGTGGTTATGA